One Babylonia areolata isolate BAREFJ2019XMU chromosome 27, ASM4173473v1, whole genome shotgun sequence DNA window includes the following coding sequences:
- the LOC143301205 gene encoding protein Hikeshi-like produces the protein MFGIIVSGRLVQTECQAVSENQFLFNIPEADNINHVVVFMTGQMPFPDGLGGAVYFSWPRPEGPVWLLLGHISNHKPSAIFKIANLKSGGGDAGVQFGSLAQQQSHLAQIGISVEPLDQLSQQTPVTSCLSETSVAPFVEFSSKMLESFFNYASSFAVRQADMVPNPAETFVPLSTLQKWFENFQRRLQQNPTFWKS, from the exons ATGTTTGGTATTATTGTATCGGGACGGCTG GTGCAGACGGAGTGCCAGGCGGTGAGTGAGAACCAGTTCCTGTTCAACATCCCTGAGGCAGACAACATCAACCATGTGGTGGTCTTCATGACGGGCCAGATGCCCTTCCCTGACGGGCTTGGAGGAGCAG tgtacttTTCATGGCCTCGACCTGAGGGACCAGTCTGGCTGCTTTTGGGTCACATCTCAAACCACAAACCCAGCGCCATTTTTAAAATAGCCAACTTGAAATCTG GTGGAGGGGACGCGGGGGTGCAGTTTGGAAGCCTGGCCCAGCAGCAGTCGCACCTGGCCCAGATTGGCATCTCGGTGGAGCCGCTGGACCAGCTGTCGCAGCAGACCCCCGTGACCAGCTGCCTGAGCGAGACCTCGGTGGCCCCCTTTGTGGAGTTCTCCTCCAAGATGCTGGAGAGCTTCTTCAACTACGCTTCATCCTTCGCGGTGCGGCAGGCGGACATGGTGCCCAACCCCGCAGAGACCTTCGTGCCGCTCAGCACGCTGCAGAAGTGGTTTGAGAACTTCCAGCGCCGCCTGCAGCAGAACCCTACCTTCTGGAAGTCATGA